Part of the Geodermatophilus obscurus DSM 43160 genome is shown below.
CGAGGGCGCCGGCGGACAGCGAGCGCTGCAGTGCCACCAGGGAGGCGTTCTGCGCGGCGATCTCCTCCAGCTTCTCCACCTGGGTGAACGTCGCGGTCTGCGACATGAACTCGGTGGTGCTGGCCGGGCTGTTCGGGTCCTGGTACCGCATCTGGGCGACCAGCAGCTGCAGGAACACGTCCTTGCCCATCTGGTCGGTGCGGGTCACCGTGCTGGTGGCGGGT
Proteins encoded:
- a CDS encoding flagellar hook assembly protein FlgD — protein: MTSPVPGVGGAAGAPATSTVTRTDQMGKDVFLQLLVAQMRYQDPNSPASTTEFMSQTATFTQVEKLEEIAAQNASLVALQRSLSAGALVGHTVSYTDEGGVTVTGTVGSVRISGDEPSAVVDGVDVPIGRLTEVSLPGTR